A genomic region of Serratia fonticola contains the following coding sequences:
- a CDS encoding mercuric transporter MerT family protein, producing MTTSLSNSVKESVVTLVAALLAAAASTLCCLGPLLYLVFGISAAGLTGISAFSWLQWPMTALAIGLMVRGFWRLYLSPRPVCVNVVSRRTLLWLYWLSVPLVVVMITYPYVLPWLLELME from the coding sequence ATGACTACGTCTCTGTCGAACAGCGTTAAAGAAAGCGTGGTGACATTGGTGGCGGCGCTACTGGCCGCCGCCGCATCGACGCTGTGTTGTCTTGGTCCGTTGCTTTATCTGGTCTTTGGCATTTCGGCTGCGGGGCTAACGGGGATATCGGCGTTTTCCTGGCTGCAATGGCCGATGACCGCGTTAGCTATCGGGTTGATGGTGAGAGGATTCTGGCGGCTCTATCTGTCACCCCGCCCGGTGTGCGTGAACGTTGTCAGCCGTCGAACGTTACTTTGGCTTTACTGGTTGTCGGTGCCGCTGGTGGTGGTGATGATAACCTACCCGTATGTATTACCGTGGTTGTTGGAGTTGATGGAATGA
- a CDS encoding heavy-metal-associated domain-containing protein, which translates to MKRIFLLIALVLIAPRTWAENKKVTIDIKEMTCSLCVISINKALRSTEGVIKAKASLKTHQAEVIVPEDFDNQALLTAISRTGYTGEIQGVVAAP; encoded by the coding sequence ATGAAACGCATTTTTCTGCTGATCGCGCTGGTGTTAATCGCTCCGCGTACCTGGGCTGAAAATAAAAAAGTCACCATAGATATTAAAGAGATGACATGCTCACTTTGCGTTATCTCTATCAATAAGGCGCTGCGTTCAACCGAGGGCGTGATTAAGGCCAAAGCCTCTTTGAAAACCCATCAGGCCGAAGTGATTGTGCCCGAGGATTTTGATAATCAAGCCTTGCTGACGGCGATTTCCCGTACCGGATATACCGGTGAAATCCAGGGCGTGGTCGCAGCCCCCTAG
- a CDS encoding transglutaminase-like domain-containing protein, with translation MERRNFLKGAAALSSLGLIAPALAESRQTDLPMSTCGDGRRRFMMTQTYRLKPPAGSEGKTNLWIPVPEDTAFQQLKQISFSGNYQQAYLTANNRYAAKTLFATWPDSKGLMELKVEMLIETSDWEPLKRKQLSEWSLPQTDLVFPAEVQPYLNATAHIPVDGLVKETALKIIGGEKSPLQQARLIHNWVRTHMHRDDNVIGCGTGDVAQILKSGNLGGKCTDINSVFVALCRSCGIPAREMFGIRLGATRKLENYSKKAFGSADEQGVAKISGGQHCRAMFWLAGFGWLPADPADVTKMRLAEKKENGDPAVEALSDYLFGNWEMNWVGFNYARDFALSPAAEQGDLNNFGYPYAEVDGDPLNFYDPAEFSYDYVSVEQR, from the coding sequence ATGGAAAGACGTAATTTTCTCAAAGGGGCTGCCGCATTATCGTCTCTTGGCCTGATTGCACCGGCCTTGGCTGAATCTCGTCAAACTGACCTCCCGATGTCGACCTGTGGGGATGGCAGAAGACGCTTTATGATGACGCAAACTTATCGGCTGAAGCCACCGGCAGGCTCTGAAGGTAAAACCAACCTCTGGATCCCGGTACCCGAGGACACCGCTTTTCAGCAACTGAAACAGATTTCTTTTTCGGGTAACTATCAGCAGGCCTATTTAACGGCGAATAACCGTTATGCGGCCAAGACGTTGTTTGCCACCTGGCCGGATTCAAAAGGGCTGATGGAGCTGAAGGTGGAGATGCTGATTGAAACCTCCGACTGGGAGCCGCTAAAGCGCAAACAGCTGTCCGAATGGTCTTTACCGCAAACCGATCTGGTCTTCCCCGCAGAGGTGCAGCCTTACCTTAACGCCACGGCGCATATCCCTGTGGATGGGCTGGTGAAAGAAACGGCGCTGAAAATCATTGGTGGTGAGAAATCGCCGCTACAGCAGGCGCGGCTAATCCATAACTGGGTGAGAACCCATATGCATCGGGACGATAACGTCATTGGTTGCGGCACTGGCGACGTGGCTCAAATCCTTAAATCCGGCAATTTGGGCGGGAAATGTACCGATATCAACTCCGTTTTTGTGGCGCTGTGCCGTTCCTGTGGGATCCCGGCGCGTGAGATGTTCGGTATTCGCTTAGGCGCGACCCGCAAGCTTGAAAACTATTCCAAGAAGGCATTCGGCAGTGCTGACGAACAAGGGGTGGCAAAAATCAGCGGTGGGCAACATTGCCGAGCCATGTTCTGGCTTGCGGGTTTCGGCTGGCTACCGGCTGACCCGGCAGATGTCACCAAAATGCGCCTGGCGGAGAAAAAAGAAAACGGCGATCCGGCGGTTGAGGCGCTCAGCGATTACCTGTTTGGTAACTGGGAGATGAACTGGGTCGGCTTTAACTATGCCCGTGACTTTGCGCTTTCGCCAGCAGCAGAGCAGGGGGATCTCAACAATTTTGGCTACCCTTATGCCGAAGTGGATGGCGATCCGTTGAATTTCTACGATCCGGCCGAGTTTAGCTATGACTACGTCTCTGTCGAACAGCGTTAA